A region of the Lepidochelys kempii isolate rLepKem1 chromosome 24, rLepKem1.hap2, whole genome shotgun sequence genome:
GTTTATGTTCTGAATTGGTGGCATTACATTGTGTCTACCAAAATGCAACGTAAATGTCCTGAGTTGCAGAAATCTGAGTGGCAAATTCGAGGAagaactggggatagaacccaggagtcctgattcccagccccctccccctctcacccactagaccccactcccctcctagagccaGGGATAAACCAGctgtcccggctcccagcccaccctgctctaacccactgcACCGAACATAACGCTCAGGTCtgtcttctccctctctctgcagacaGCAAATCCTGCTGGTTTGTTAAGGCAACAAATGGAGCCCATAGAAGAAACTCCGGGTCCGCAGGTAAGAACGGAACTGGGGGGCTCTCCcttggcaggcagggctggccctcaTGTCCCAGagtggcgctagggggcgctgtgctgcagggagcggggcgggggctctcccctggcaggcagggctggccccgaaGGCTGCACGACCAGGAGCCCAGCCCCCGAGCCCACAGCCCCCCGGGACGGTTCTAGGCTAACTCAATGCCAGACACTAGGCCTATTAACGAGCCACGGCACTTCCCTTGTGGCAGGCCTGGGGCtagaaacccaggagtcctggctcccagccccccactccccaaccactagaccccgctccccgcccagagctgcagagagaacccaggagtcctggctcccagccccccactccccaaccactagaccccgctcctcGCCCAGAGCcacagagagaacccaggagtcctggctcccagccccccactccccaaccactagaccctgctccccacccacagccgcagagagaacccaggagtcctggctcccagccccccactccccaaccactagaccccgctccctgcccagagccgcagaaagaacccaggagtcctggctcccaacccccctgcactaaccactagaccctgctcccttcccctcccctcgctggagattgaacccaggagtcctgaccttCTTCTCCCCCCCGCAGGCCCTGCTCCGCCGCGCCAAGCGCTTCAACAGCCACTTCCCGATCTGCACCTTCTGCTGCAAGTGCTGCCAGAACCTGGGCTGCGGCTTCTGCTGCCGCACCTGAGCCCGCCGCGAAGCGCTAGGGGGCGCCGTCacccccggcccagcccggcccggccccggctccCGGCCGCGACTCCGCCcggaccccccgccccaaacccaCCTTATTTATTGCTTCCTTTGCTTCCGTCTCTGTTTGTTATTGGCCATTAAACCTGGGTTTTCAAGTCGGGAGCGTGTCGTCCTCGGTACTGAAttggacccaggagtcctggctcccagctgcccctgctcTAAATCCcgagaccccacccccctgccagagccagggacagaacccaggagtcctggctccctcccttcccccctcattCTAACCAGGACGCTACAGAGGAGGCTGCGGCTCAGAGCCGGGTGAGCCGTGTGCCAGGGCTGGGCGGCTGGTCCCCagctgtcccaccccagaggtggctgcatcgcAGCACCGGCCATTCTCTCTCATCACCCTCTTTCCAGTGCTTTGGTTCCCCTCGGGCCTGGGCGGTGAGTGTCCAGCCACCACCGAGCGGCTCAAAGAGGGAAACCGAGGCAACATCAAACTCTTTAGCCCGGGGAGAAACTGGAAATGGCTTTTATTTAGCTGCAGCAGTGA
Encoded here:
- the HAMP gene encoding hepcidin, producing MKLQVACVILILVITSTKNSCCFPGQTANPAGLLRQQMEPIEETPGPQALLRRAKRFNSHFPICTFCCKCCQNLGCGFCCRT